In Silene latifolia isolate original U9 population chromosome 3, ASM4854445v1, whole genome shotgun sequence, a single window of DNA contains:
- the LOC141649114 gene encoding protein FAR1-RELATED SEQUENCE 1-like, translating to MSFTPFTGVDNHKRSVTFCGALVAHEDEDSFKWVFTRFLAAMGGKEPKYIITDQDPGILKAVPLVFKTARHRYSIEVHGAQVYSHKVFEEFQEEAKCSIGTCKSREFTECGSLEVTTVRDANRDRNYEVTYCPYTLKATCSCRMLERKGIICRHVIWIYSLNGVKIIPEQCVVKRWCKDARLSKMFDCNGEATEDIDIMDGKQIAMSVMWSEIHQTVGLLMGKLKNDVDNFSSLIRQFKEKLSPLGSPLNKQQQLEKILGYTLKATCSCRMLERKGILCRHVIWINIKHLVL from the exons aTGTCCTTCACACCTTTCACCGGGGTTGATAATCATAAACGATCAGTCACTTTCTGTGGAGCGCTTGTTGCTCATGAAGATGAAGACTCGTTTAAATGGGTTTTCACCCGTTTTCTGGCTGCGATGGGTGGCAAAGAGCCTAAGTACATTATCACCGATCAGGATCCTGGTATTCTTAAAGCGGTTCCATTGGTGTTCAAGACAGCGCGCCACCgatatt CTATCGAAGTGCACGGGGCGCAAGTGTACAGTCATAAAGTATTCGAGGAATTTCAAGAAGAGGCCAAGTGCTCAATCGGTACTTGTAAAAGCAGAGAATTCACTGAGTGTGGCTCTTTAGAGGTGACCACTGTAAGAGATGCAAACAGGGACAGAAATTATGAGGTCACATACTGCCCAT ATACATTGAAAGCCACTTGTAGCTGCAGAATGCTTGAGAGGAAAGGCATTATTTGCCGGCATGTCATATGGATTTACTCATTAAACGGAGTGAAGATTATTCCAGAACAATGTGTTGTTAAAAGATGGTGTAAAGATGCAAGGTTGTCTAAAATGTTCGATTGTAATGGTGAAGCAACTGAGGACATTGATATAATGGATGGAAAACAGATTGCGATGTCAGTAATGTGGTCGGAGATTCATCAGACAGTTGGTCTGCTCATGGGCAAATTGAAGAATGATGTCGACAACTTTTCTAGTCTAATTAGACAGTTTAAGGAGAAACTTTCACCATTAGGATCACCATTGAATAAACAACAACAGTTGGAGAAAATTCTTGGAT ATACATTGAAAGCCACTTGTAGCTGCAGAATGCTTGAGAGGAAAGGCATTCTTTGCCGGCATGTCATATGGATTAACATAAAACACCTTGTCTTATAG